In the Mytilus galloprovincialis chromosome 10, xbMytGall1.hap1.1, whole genome shotgun sequence genome, one interval contains:
- the LOC143049875 gene encoding aldo-keto reductase family 1 member A1-like isoform X3, producing MTDEHTLGKSFTLNDGNSIPLVGLGTSRLAPCYEAFGDIETSLKEFLTLLQLEYVDLCLLHFPIQFKKGATKCNNDPKFGEYINGFCDHVQLWKEMEDVVEKGLAMSIGVSNFNQQQIKNIIQTCKIPPAVLQTECHAYLQVKDLVKFCQHEGIFITAFAPFGSPGLSKFEPCYKECDILSDEVVLDLVRKYGRTSAQILLRYLIQRGIGVIPKSSDAVRLTENINIFDFSLTDDDMEMMTKLDKNGRIFSFPFFKEHPQYPYCEEIN from the exons ATGACTGATGAACATACCCTTGGTAAAAGTTTCACATTGAATGATGGGAATTCCATCCCTTTGGTAGGACTTGGTACATCTAGG CTAGCTCCATGTTATGAGGCCTTTGGAGACATAGAAACTTCACTGAAAGAGTTTTTAACACTATTGCAGCTAGAATATGTTGACCTGTGTCTTCTGCACTTTCCAATACAGTTTAAG AAAGGGGCTACAAAGTGTAACAACGACCCAAAGTTTGGAGAATATATAAATGGATTTTGTGACCATGTTCAGCTGTGGAAA gaAATGGAAGATGTTGTTGAAAAGGGATTAGCAATGTCTATTGGAGTCTCTaattttaatcaacaacaaataaaaaatataattcagaCATGTAAAATACCTCCAGCTGTTCTTCAG acAGAATGTCATGCATATCTACAAGTAAAAGATCTTGTAAAGTTTTGCCAACATGAAGGAATATTTATAACTGCATTTGCGCCATTTGGATCGCCTGGACTATCGAAGTTTGAACCTTG CTACAAAGAATGCGATATTCTCTCAGACGAAGTGGTATTAGATCTTGTTAGAAAGTATGGACGGACATCTGCACAG ATTCTTTTACGGTACCTCATTCAGCGTGGTATTGGAGTGATTCCAAAGAGTTCCGATGCTGTTCGATTGACAGAGAATATAAAT ATATTTGATTTTAGTTTAACAGATGATGATATGGAAATGATGACCAAGTTAGACAAAAATGGTCGTATATTTTCTTTTCCATT TTTCAAAGAACATCCGCAATATCCGTACTGTGAAGAAATAAATTAA
- the LOC143049875 gene encoding 1,5-anhydro-D-fructose reductase-like isoform X1: MTDEHTLGKSFTLNDGNSIPLVGLGTSRILPNETISVITTAIDIGYRHFDTSEFYKNTTQLGDGLRQVLLSGKVNRDELFITAKLAPCYEAFGDIETSLKEFLTLLQLEYVDLCLLHFPIQFKKGATKCNNDPKFGEYINGFCDHVQLWKEMEDVVEKGLAMSIGVSNFNQQQIKNIIQTCKIPPAVLQTECHAYLQVKDLVKFCQHEGIFITAFAPFGSPGLSKFEPCYKECDILSDEVVLDLVRKYGRTSAQILLRYLIQRGIGVIPKSSDAVRLTENINIFDFSLTDDDMEMMTKLDKNGRIFSFPFFKEHPQYPYCEEIN, translated from the exons ATGACTGATGAACATACCCTTGGTAAAAGTTTCACATTGAATGATGGGAATTCCATCCCTTTGGTAGGACTTGGTACATCTAGG ATTTTACCAAATGAAACGATTTCTGTTATCACTACTGCTATTGATATTGGTTACCGTCACTTTGATACGTCAGAGTTCTACAAAAATACAACACAGTTAGGCGACGGCCTACGACAAGTTCTACTTTCAGGAAAGGTCAACAGGGATGAACTGTTCATAACAGCGAAG CTAGCTCCATGTTATGAGGCCTTTGGAGACATAGAAACTTCACTGAAAGAGTTTTTAACACTATTGCAGCTAGAATATGTTGACCTGTGTCTTCTGCACTTTCCAATACAGTTTAAG AAAGGGGCTACAAAGTGTAACAACGACCCAAAGTTTGGAGAATATATAAATGGATTTTGTGACCATGTTCAGCTGTGGAAA gaAATGGAAGATGTTGTTGAAAAGGGATTAGCAATGTCTATTGGAGTCTCTaattttaatcaacaacaaataaaaaatataattcagaCATGTAAAATACCTCCAGCTGTTCTTCAG acAGAATGTCATGCATATCTACAAGTAAAAGATCTTGTAAAGTTTTGCCAACATGAAGGAATATTTATAACTGCATTTGCGCCATTTGGATCGCCTGGACTATCGAAGTTTGAACCTTG CTACAAAGAATGCGATATTCTCTCAGACGAAGTGGTATTAGATCTTGTTAGAAAGTATGGACGGACATCTGCACAG ATTCTTTTACGGTACCTCATTCAGCGTGGTATTGGAGTGATTCCAAAGAGTTCCGATGCTGTTCGATTGACAGAGAATATAAAT ATATTTGATTTTAGTTTAACAGATGATGATATGGAAATGATGACCAAGTTAGACAAAAATGGTCGTATATTTTCTTTTCCATT TTTCAAAGAACATCCGCAATATCCGTACTGTGAAGAAATAAATTAA
- the LOC143049875 gene encoding aldo-keto reductase 1B-like isoform X2 produces the protein MTDEHTLGKSFTLNDGNSIPLVGLGTSRILPNETISVITTAIDIGYRHFDTSEFYKNTTQLGDGLRQVLLSGKVNRDELFITAKLEYVDLCLLHFPIQFKKGATKCNNDPKFGEYINGFCDHVQLWKEMEDVVEKGLAMSIGVSNFNQQQIKNIIQTCKIPPAVLQTECHAYLQVKDLVKFCQHEGIFITAFAPFGSPGLSKFEPCYKECDILSDEVVLDLVRKYGRTSAQILLRYLIQRGIGVIPKSSDAVRLTENINIFDFSLTDDDMEMMTKLDKNGRIFSFPFFKEHPQYPYCEEIN, from the exons ATGACTGATGAACATACCCTTGGTAAAAGTTTCACATTGAATGATGGGAATTCCATCCCTTTGGTAGGACTTGGTACATCTAGG ATTTTACCAAATGAAACGATTTCTGTTATCACTACTGCTATTGATATTGGTTACCGTCACTTTGATACGTCAGAGTTCTACAAAAATACAACACAGTTAGGCGACGGCCTACGACAAGTTCTACTTTCAGGAAAGGTCAACAGGGATGAACTGTTCATAACAGCGAAG CTAGAATATGTTGACCTGTGTCTTCTGCACTTTCCAATACAGTTTAAG AAAGGGGCTACAAAGTGTAACAACGACCCAAAGTTTGGAGAATATATAAATGGATTTTGTGACCATGTTCAGCTGTGGAAA gaAATGGAAGATGTTGTTGAAAAGGGATTAGCAATGTCTATTGGAGTCTCTaattttaatcaacaacaaataaaaaatataattcagaCATGTAAAATACCTCCAGCTGTTCTTCAG acAGAATGTCATGCATATCTACAAGTAAAAGATCTTGTAAAGTTTTGCCAACATGAAGGAATATTTATAACTGCATTTGCGCCATTTGGATCGCCTGGACTATCGAAGTTTGAACCTTG CTACAAAGAATGCGATATTCTCTCAGACGAAGTGGTATTAGATCTTGTTAGAAAGTATGGACGGACATCTGCACAG ATTCTTTTACGGTACCTCATTCAGCGTGGTATTGGAGTGATTCCAAAGAGTTCCGATGCTGTTCGATTGACAGAGAATATAAAT ATATTTGATTTTAGTTTAACAGATGATGATATGGAAATGATGACCAAGTTAGACAAAAATGGTCGTATATTTTCTTTTCCATT TTTCAAAGAACATCCGCAATATCCGTACTGTGAAGAAATAAATTAA